In Miniphocaeibacter halophilus, the following proteins share a genomic window:
- a CDS encoding Cna B-type domain-containing protein — protein MRNLKRKRFISFLLSILMILASFNGVFVNLAKADDNPPLEEIVENHEDGTENEINKANDEINVDVEETDKEEIKDSFEEIKLVEEEIALDEEMETFYNLDNLPGPMEIEAPEIRYDIFPETAYRTKRSLDSDLELGQVRMTKDAKPVEGKVNMWDITLRIEGRDDETSSDIVLVIDRSGSMGYEASGGGTRMDAAKTAAIAFADTLLSDENVKTRIAIVSFSSSVTVDQALTDDREAIVNAIKGLEAQGGTLTQAGIRQASVLLENSDADMQNMVLLSDGEPTYSYNFKHKNKYWIPYGEHFESSTEIPESEFVYNESRGNGDDIRFLFDTTDDGTKYYINNGNSTIAEAGFAKNKSNMIYTIALSMSAEGTEVLKGVANSGKDYTAEPEDLEEIFQVIGGDILSAAKSCQVTDPMGTGFVVYGDVSSIIASDGTVDYKAETKTIKWDIGTLKKPIKEGSDIKYAELKYTIEIDDDILNATSEDGTNYATNGETVLDYVDNKGQQQKIVVEVPKVDPILLVIEKKLINSLGFEVPSEGFEVDGREFTMPVDNDKGDYKQEYTVKAGGKKVMTNLRIEDTYTVAAEKFSGPIAHEATDYGTSYNIYGEDTNTFKIKQGDEDTPIIVTNKEKPLGELTITKKFNPVASTKSAKSGKFEFEITGPTKADGSNALEGIKELTPTLEKDKFTFKLGVNESLILSNLPYGEYQVTETDSKGFIPSYSIADGKVDLAINNKKQELVVTNTPKAGDDKVDIRAKKVWVGGLLDEHKKVDLVLYRNDKATDINPTSITPQEDGQSEYIYIWKDLQKFDENGLEYQYSVREKSTPKYYKSTVTGDMDKGFTVTNEYTAEADGKLKVRKIIDIGGEDTRSGKNPEFKFEVIGPTKTDGTSALVGVKGLTEENGRYFFTIKGPECTVLQDLMYGTYEVIEVEHEGFEPSYNPENRKVEVVNDEEPVEIVVTNKLIGDNKIDFVAKKIWTDGLLKDYKPINLVLLRDGEELKDVKYDVIPKEDGKKEYTYTWKDLPERAEDGHLYEYKVKEVEVPKYYTSSIDETGKIITNKYTAKQDGQLTIKKEFDNGIKLKSEIKPAPTFEFEITGPIKENGESALANIEGLTEVPQVNDVSRFFFKLKAGESKTLEGLYYGDYKVEEIDTQGFVASYNPGQEVTLSDEVKAAIVTVTNSPKTGDETVDITAKKIWRDGLIEDYKAVDLVLLRDGKETDIKPTSITPDKPGQKEYTYTWGKLTKYGKDGHEYTYEVKEATVPKYYESNVDGLEVYNDYVAEKDGKLTIKKAFDDGIKTRSAIKPSPTFKFKVTGPESEAGKFEEIFELKAGESKTLEGLYYGDYKVEEIDTQGFIASYNPGQEVTLSDEAKAAIVTVTNSPKTGDETVDITAKKIWRDGLIKDYKAVDLVLLRDGKETDIKPTSITPDKPGQKEYTYTWKNLTKYGKDGHEYTYEVKEATVPKYYESNVDGLEVYNDYVAEKDGKLTIKKAFDDGIKTRSAIKPSPTFKFKVTGPESEAGKFEEIFELKAGESKTLEGLYYGDYKVEEIDTQGFIASYNPGQEVTLSDEAKAAIVTVTNSPKTGDETVDITAKKIWRDGLIKDYKAVDLVLLRDGKETDIKPTSITPDKPGQKEYTYTWKNLTKYGKDGHEYTYEVKEATVPKYYESNVDGLEVYNDYVAEKDGKLTIKKAFDDGIKTRSAIKPSPTFKFKVTGPESEAGKFEEIFELKAGESKTLEGLYYGDYKVEEIDTQGFIASYNPGQEVTLSDEAKAAIVTVTNSPKTGDETVDITAKKIWRDGLIKDYKAVDLVLLRDGKETDIKPTSITPDKPGQKEYTYTWKNLTKYGKDGHEYTYEVKEATVPKYYESNVDGLEVYNDYVAEKDGKLTIKKEFDDGIKTRSAIKPSPTFKFKVTGPESEAGKFEEIFELKAGESKTLEGLYYGDYKVEEIDTQGFVASYNPGQEVTLSDEAKAAIVTVTNSPKTGDETVDITAKKIWRDGLIKDYKAVDLVLLRDGKETDIKPTSITPDKPGQKEYTYTWKNLTKYGKDGHEYTYEVKEATVPKYYESNVDGLEVYNDYVAEKDGKLTIKKAFDDGIKTRSAIKPSPTFKFKVTGPESEAGKFEEIFELKAGESKTLEGLYYGDYKVEEIDTQGFVASYNPGQEVTLSDEAKAAIVTVTNSPKTGDETVDITAKKIWDGGLLKEHVKVDLILLRDGKETDIKPTKVTPEDGNHNEFIYTWENLQKYDSEDAHQYKYTVKEKEKIEDYKTIYSEDGLIVTNKYDAKINGKLTIKKEFDKKTPNTNKNKNLEFKFTIKGPLKGNGESVLEGIEGLTKEGNTYTFKLKAGQSLTLKNLYYADYIVEEIETHGFKPTYSPKDGKVNISGENIEGKITVINNYKKPIDPTPPIKPTIKEITLVGGPKTLTKNVENQLMDFVQYRLWGKDRYGTSADVAKEYNKSNIVLLASGEKYTDELTATVLANKLDAPIMLTRKNAIPAEVKAEINRLGATKVILIGGRDSISEKVEKALSGYTIERIGGPDRYDTAILVGNRVRGLTGSKTEAILVDGTNFPDAIAMTSMGVEGNMPILLTKPRELPASTVKTIKDWNLSKVTIGGGVNSVSGAVANEVKKFATVDRIAGADRYETSVLVAEQVYVKPKHVVIASGEVFPDAIVGAPYATKNGYPIVLSRGNYVPEVVMDYILSNR, from the coding sequence ATGAGAAATTTAAAACGTAAACGCTTTATATCTTTTCTGTTATCAATACTAATGATTTTAGCTAGTTTTAATGGAGTATTTGTTAATTTAGCAAAGGCTGATGATAATCCACCATTAGAGGAAATAGTTGAAAATCACGAAGATGGTACGGAAAATGAGATTAATAAGGCTAATGATGAGATTAATGTAGATGTTGAAGAAACTGATAAGGAAGAAATCAAAGATAGTTTTGAAGAAATTAAATTAGTTGAAGAAGAAATAGCGCTAGATGAAGAAATGGAGACCTTTTATAATTTAGATAACTTACCTGGACCAATGGAAATTGAGGCTCCTGAAATAAGGTACGATATTTTTCCTGAAACTGCTTATAGGACTAAACGTTCTCTTGACAGTGATTTAGAACTTGGTCAGGTAAGAATGACAAAAGATGCCAAACCTGTAGAAGGCAAAGTAAATATGTGGGACATTACACTGAGAATAGAAGGCAGAGACGATGAAACCAGTTCAGATATTGTATTGGTAATTGACCGTTCAGGAAGTATGGGCTATGAAGCAAGTGGTGGCGGTACGAGAATGGATGCTGCAAAAACGGCAGCTATTGCCTTTGCAGATACCCTCCTATCTGACGAAAATGTTAAGACCAGAATTGCAATTGTATCATTCTCTTCAAGTGTAACAGTTGATCAGGCATTAACTGATGACAGGGAGGCAATTGTAAATGCCATAAAAGGCTTAGAGGCACAGGGAGGAACTCTCACCCAAGCAGGTATTAGACAAGCCAGTGTCTTACTTGAAAATTCTGATGCAGATATGCAAAATATGGTTCTACTATCCGATGGAGAACCAACTTATAGCTACAATTTCAAACATAAAAATAAATATTGGATACCTTATGGTGAACATTTTGAATCTTCAACAGAAATCCCTGAAAGCGAATTTGTCTATAATGAATCAAGGGGAAATGGAGATGATATAAGGTTTTTATTTGATACTACAGATGATGGTACTAAATATTATATTAATAACGGAAATTCTACTATTGCAGAAGCAGGATTTGCAAAAAATAAAAGCAATATGATCTACACCATTGCTCTAAGTATGAGTGCTGAAGGTACTGAAGTATTAAAGGGTGTGGCAAATTCTGGAAAAGATTATACTGCAGAGCCTGAAGACTTAGAAGAAATATTTCAGGTAATCGGTGGAGATATACTCTCTGCAGCAAAGAGTTGTCAGGTAACAGACCCAATGGGAACCGGATTTGTAGTATACGGTGATGTCAGCTCAATAATTGCAAGTGATGGTACTGTGGACTATAAGGCAGAAACTAAGACTATAAAATGGGACATAGGAACACTAAAGAAACCTATTAAGGAAGGTTCTGACATTAAGTATGCTGAACTGAAATATACAATTGAAATAGATGACGATATTTTAAATGCAACTTCAGAGGACGGTACAAATTATGCCACCAATGGAGAAACTGTGCTGGACTATGTAGACAATAAAGGACAGCAACAGAAAATCGTAGTAGAAGTTCCAAAAGTGGATCCGATTCTCTTGGTAATTGAGAAGAAACTCATCAATAGTTTAGGCTTTGAAGTTCCTTCTGAAGGATTTGAAGTAGATGGCAGAGAATTTACAATGCCCGTGGACAATGACAAGGGGGATTATAAACAGGAATACACCGTGAAAGCTGGTGGAAAGAAGGTTATGACCAACCTACGTATAGAGGATACCTATACAGTAGCTGCTGAAAAATTTTCAGGTCCAATTGCCCATGAGGCAACTGACTATGGAACAAGTTATAATATTTATGGCGAAGATACGAACACCTTTAAAATTAAACAAGGGGATGAAGATACTCCTATTATCGTAACAAATAAAGAGAAACCTCTTGGTGAATTGACCATAACGAAAAAATTCAACCCTGTAGCAAGTACAAAATCTGCTAAATCTGGTAAATTTGAATTTGAAATTACCGGACCGACCAAGGCAGACGGTAGTAATGCACTTGAAGGGATTAAAGAATTAACTCCAACCTTAGAAAAGGATAAATTTACCTTCAAACTGGGAGTAAATGAATCGCTGATATTAAGTAATTTACCTTATGGAGAATATCAAGTAACTGAAACGGACTCTAAAGGATTTATTCCTAGTTACAGTATTGCCGATGGAAAAGTTGATTTGGCTATTAACAATAAAAAACAAGAATTAGTTGTTACAAATACACCAAAAGCCGGAGACGATAAAGTAGACATAAGAGCTAAAAAAGTATGGGTTGGTGGCCTGTTAGACGAACATAAAAAAGTGGATTTGGTTCTCTATAGAAATGACAAGGCGACAGATATTAATCCAACCAGCATAACACCACAAGAGGACGGACAAAGTGAATATATCTATATTTGGAAAGATCTTCAAAAATTTGATGAAAATGGATTAGAGTATCAATATAGTGTAAGGGAAAAATCAACACCTAAATATTATAAATCCACAGTAACAGGAGATATGGATAAAGGTTTTACAGTAACCAATGAATATACAGCAGAAGCTGATGGAAAATTAAAGGTTAGAAAAATAATTGATATAGGTGGTGAAGATACAAGGTCAGGGAAAAATCCTGAATTTAAATTTGAGGTAATTGGACCGACTAAGACTGACGGAACAAGTGCTTTAGTAGGAGTAAAAGGGTTAACAGAAGAAAACGGAAGATACTTCTTTACTATAAAGGGACCAGAATGTACAGTACTTCAAGATTTAATGTATGGCACCTATGAAGTTATTGAAGTGGAGCATGAAGGTTTTGAACCAAGTTATAATCCTGAAAATAGAAAAGTGGAAGTTGTAAATGATGAGGAACCGGTAGAAATAGTAGTTACTAATAAACTTATTGGAGATAATAAGATAGACTTTGTAGCTAAGAAAATTTGGACTGACGGTTTATTGAAAGATTATAAACCTATAAACTTAGTTCTCCTTCGAGACGGAGAAGAATTAAAAGATGTTAAATATGATGTCATTCCAAAAGAAGACGGTAAAAAAGAATACACTTATACCTGGAAAGATTTACCGGAACGTGCTGAAGATGGACATTTATATGAGTATAAGGTAAAAGAAGTAGAAGTTCCTAAATACTACACTTCAAGTATAGATGAAACAGGTAAAATTATAACAAATAAATATACGGCAAAACAAGATGGACAGCTTACCATAAAGAAAGAATTTGACAATGGTATTAAACTAAAAAGTGAAATAAAACCAGCTCCAACTTTTGAATTTGAAATTACCGGACCTATTAAGGAAAATGGTGAAAGTGCATTAGCAAATATTGAAGGACTGACAGAAGTTCCACAAGTTAATGATGTATCCAGATTTTTCTTTAAATTAAAAGCAGGAGAGAGTAAGACACTGGAAGGACTATACTATGGTGACTACAAGGTAGAAGAAATTGACACTCAAGGATTTGTAGCAAGCTATAATCCTGGACAAGAAGTAACTTTATCCGATGAAGTAAAAGCTGCCATTGTAACTGTTACCAACAGTCCAAAAACCGGAGATGAAACTGTAGACATAACAGCTAAGAAGATCTGGAGAGACGGTTTAATCGAGGACTACAAAGCAGTAGATTTAGTTCTCCTAAGAGATGGTAAAGAAACAGATATTAAACCAACTTCAATTACACCTGATAAACCGGGACAAAAGGAATACACCTACACTTGGGGAAAACTGACTAAGTATGGCAAAGATGGACACGAATACACCTATGAAGTAAAGGAAGCAACAGTTCCTAAGTACTATGAATCCAATGTAGATGGCCTAGAAGTCTACAATGATTATGTGGCAGAAAAAGATGGAAAGCTTACAATCAAAAAAGCATTTGACGATGGCATTAAAACAAGAAGTGCAATAAAACCATCACCGACCTTTAAATTCAAGGTAACAGGACCGGAAAGTGAAGCAGGAAAATTTGAAGAAATCTTTGAACTAAAAGCAGGAGAGAGTAAGACACTGGAAGGACTATACTATGGTGACTACAAGGTAGAAGAAATTGACACTCAAGGATTTATAGCAAGCTATAATCCTGGACAAGAAGTAACCTTATCCGATGAAGCAAAAGCTGCCATTGTAACTGTAACCAACAGTCCAAAAACCGGAGATGAAACTGTAGACATAACAGCTAAGAAAATCTGGAGAGACGGTTTAATTAAGGACTACAAAGCAGTAGATTTAGTTCTTCTAAGAGATGGTAAAGAAACAGATATTAAACCAACTTCAATTACACCTGATAAACCGGGACAAAAGGAATACACCTACACTTGGAAGAACTTAACCAAGTATGGCAAAGATGGACACGAATACACCTATGAAGTAAAGGAAGCAACAGTTCCTAAGTACTATGAATCCAATGTAGATGGCCTAGAAGTCTACAATGATTATGTGGCAGAAAAAGATGGAAAGCTTACAATCAAAAAAGCATTTGACGATGGCATTAAAACAAGAAGTGCAATAAAACCATCACCGACCTTTAAATTCAAGGTAACAGGACCGGAAAGTGAAGCAGGAAAATTTGAAGAAATCTTTGAACTAAAAGCAGGAGAGAGTAAGACACTGGAAGGACTATACTATGGTGACTACAAGGTAGAAGAAATTGACACTCAAGGATTTATAGCAAGCTATAATCCTGGACAAGAAGTAACCTTATCCGATGAAGCAAAAGCTGCCATTGTAACTGTAACCAACAGTCCAAAAACCGGAGATGAAACTGTAGACATAACAGCTAAGAAAATCTGGAGAGACGGTTTAATTAAGGACTACAAAGCAGTAGATTTAGTTCTTCTAAGAGATGGTAAAGAAACAGATATTAAACCAACTTCAATTACACCTGATAAACCGGGACAAAAGGAATACACCTACACTTGGAAGAACTTAACCAAGTATGGCAAAGATGGACACGAATACACCTATGAAGTAAAGGAAGCAACAGTTCCTAAGTACTATGAATCCAATGTAGATGGCCTAGAAGTCTACAATGATTATGTGGCAGAAAAAGATGGAAAGCTTACAATCAAAAAAGCATTTGACGATGGCATTAAAACAAGAAGTGCAATAAAACCATCACCGACCTTTAAATTCAAGGTAACAGGACCGGAAAGTGAAGCAGGAAAATTTGAAGAAATCTTTGAACTAAAAGCAGGAGAGAGTAAGACACTGGAAGGACTATACTATGGTGACTACAAGGTAGAAGAAATTGACACTCAAGGATTTATAGCAAGCTATAATCCTGGACAAGAAGTAACCTTATCCGATGAAGCAAAAGCTGCCATTGTAACTGTAACCAACAGTCCAAAAACCGGAGATGAAACTGTAGACATAACAGCTAAGAAAATCTGGAGAGACGGTTTAATTAAGGACTACAAAGCAGTAGATTTAGTTCTTCTAAGAGATGGTAAAGAAACAGATATTAAACCAACTTCAATTACACCTGATAAACCGGGACAAAAGGAATACACCTACACTTGGAAGAACTTAACCAAGTATGGCAAAGATGGACACGAATACACCTATGAAGTAAAGGAAGCAACAGTTCCTAAGTACTATGAATCCAATGTAGATGGCCTAGAAGTCTACAATGATTATGTGGCAGAAAAAGATGGAAAGCTTACAATAAAGAAAGAATTTGACGATGGTATTAAAACAAGAAGTGCAATAAAACCATCACCGACCTTTAAATTCAAGGTAACAGGACCGGAAAGTGAAGCAGGAAAATTTGAAGAAATCTTTGAACTAAAAGCAGGAGAGAGTAAGACACTGGAAGGACTATACTATGGTGACTACAAGGTAGAAGAAATTGACACTCAAGGATTTGTAGCAAGCTATAATCCTGGACAAGAAGTAACCTTATCCGATGAAGCAAAAGCTGCCATTGTAACTGTAACCAACAGTCCAAAAACCGGAGATGAAACTGTAGACATAACAGCTAAGAAAATCTGGAGAGACGGTTTAATTAAGGACTACAAAGCAGTAGATTTAGTTCTTCTAAGAGATGGTAAAGAAACAGATATTAAACCAACTTCAATTACACCTGATAAACCGGGACAAAAGGAATACACCTACACTTGGAAGAACTTAACCAAGTATGGCAAAGATGGACACGAATACACCTATGAAGTAAAGGAAGCAACAGTTCCTAAGTACTATGAATCCAATGTAGATGGCCTAGAAGTCTACAATGACTATGTGGCAGAAAAAGATGGAAAGCTCACAATCAAAAAAGCATTTGACGATGGCATTAAAACAAGAAGTGCAATAAAACCATCACCAACCTTTAAATTTAAGGTAACAGGACCGGAAAGTGAAGCAGGAAAATTTGAAGAAATCTTTGAACTAAAAGCAGGAGAGAGTAAGACACTGGAAGGACTATACTATGGTGACTACAAGGTAGAAGAAATTGACACTCAAGGATTTGTAGCAAGCTATAATCCTGGACAAGAAGTAACCTTATCCGATGAAGCAAAAGCTGCCATTGTAACTGTTACCAACAGTCCAAAAACCGGAGATGAAACTGTAGACATAACAGCTAAGAAAATCTGGGATGGTGGACTATTAAAAGAGCATGTAAAAGTGGATTTAATCTTACTAAGAGATGGTAAAGAAACAGATATTAAACCAACTAAAGTAACACCGGAAGATGGAAATCACAATGAGTTCATATACACATGGGAAAATTTACAAAAATATGATTCAGAAGATGCTCACCAATACAAATATACTGTAAAAGAAAAAGAGAAAATAGAAGATTATAAAACAATATATAGCGAAGATGGTTTAATAGTAACTAACAAGTATGATGCTAAGATTAATGGAAAACTTACTATAAAGAAAGAATTTGACAAGAAAACACCAAATACGAATAAAAATAAAAACTTAGAATTTAAGTTTACAATTAAAGGACCTCTTAAAGGTAATGGAGAAAGTGTATTAGAAGGAATTGAAGGACTAACAAAGGAAGGTAATACTTATACCTTTAAACTTAAGGCTGGACAATCCTTAACTCTTAAAAACTTATATTATGCAGATTATATAGTAGAAGAAATTGAAACTCATGGATTTAAGCCGACATATTCCCCTAAGGATGGAAAAGTAAATATTTCTGGTGAGAATATAGAAGGTAAGATTACTGTTATTAATAATTATAAAAAACCAATTGATCCTACACCTCCTATAAAACCAACAATAAAAGAAATAACACTAGTTGGAGGACCTAAGACCTTAACTAAGAACGTGGAAAATCAGTTAATGGACTTTGTACAATATAGGTTATGGGGTAAGGATAGGTATGGTACATCAGCAGATGTAGCAAAAGAATATAACAAATCCAATATAGTATTACTAGCAAGTGGAGAAAAATATACAGATGAATTAACAGCAACAGTACTTGCAAATAAATTAGATGCACCAATAATGTTAACAAGAAAAAATGCTATTCCAGCAGAAGTAAAGGCTGAAATAAATAGACTTGGAGCGACTAAAGTAATATTAATAGGTGGAAGAGATTCAATATCTGAAAAAGTAGAAAAAGCATTATCCGGCTACACCATAGAAAGAATAGGTGGACCAGATAGATATGATACAGCAATACTTGTAGGAAATAGAGTAAGAGGATTAACAGGAAGTAAAACAGAGGCAATATTAGTTGACGGAACAAACTTCCCAGATGCCATAGCAATGACATCTATGGGAGTAGAAGGAAATATGCCAATACTATTAACAAAACCAAGGGAGTTACCTGCAAGTACAGTAAAAACAATAAAAGACTGGAACTTATCTAAGGTTACTATTGGTGGTGGAGTTAATTCAGTATCAGGAGCAGTAGCAAATGAAGTTAAGAAATTTGCAACAGTAGATAGAATAGCTGGTGCTGACAGATATGAAACATCAGTATTGGTGGCAGAACAGGTATATGTAAAACCAAAACATGTAGTAATAGCAAGTGGAGAAGTATTCCCAGATGCTATAGTTGGTGCACCATATGCAACAAAGAACGGTTATCCAATAGTACTATCTAGAGGAAATTATGTTCCGGAAGTTGTTATGGACTATATACTTAGTAATAGATAA